A window from Trichomycterus rosablanca isolate fTriRos1 chromosome 21, fTriRos1.hap1, whole genome shotgun sequence encodes these proteins:
- the si:ch211-117c19.1 gene encoding myogenesis-regulating glycosidase: MYQIVPATVGDVGLGAMRQYTPSKKSRADRRGRRLVMASLFGAVLVIAAVAAWCYYSASLRKADRLKTELLDLNKDGFVIRNQAGAIIFRIAFRSGSLDLDSCSKEGRILSCSRSKAGKLNFFIETVKPKNTVMCYRVRWEELDVYRAVEHAMAYNGSHWYGGAQSWSQHWPIVFSGNQEPKPFITGDVYSNQQAFGGILERYWLSSSATAIKINDSVPFHLGWDEDSKMLRFQARYDNSPYKPEPGQPVRAELSYRVCVGYDVTSIHKYMVRRYFTKPNKVPAEAVFRKPIWSTWALHKTDVDQEKLLTYASEIRAHGFNWSHLELDDRYTRGYGEFEFDPVKFPNATHMFQKLKEDGFSVTLWTHPFVNYNSSNFGVGVERGLFVREPTGELPALIRWWNGIGGILDFTNPDTREWYASHLRTLKNKYAISSFKFDAGETSYLPQQFRTFVPLHDPSVFTRRYSEMAIPFNDRAELRAGYQSQNISCFFRINDRDSLWGYDLGLKSIIPTVLTVSILGYQFVLPDMIGGNAYPNRTKGAQGLPDKELYIRWLELSAFMPAMEFSIPPWAYDEEVVRIARKFTELHETLVAPRVLELAGEVLDTGDPIIRPLWWIATHDEAAYKIDSQFLIGDDLMVAPVLEPGKQERDIYLPVGRWRSYKGEHFDKGPIHLTDYPVDLDEIAYFVWSG, translated from the exons ATGTACCAGATTGTCCCGGCAACCGTTGGAGATGTCGGCCTCGGTGCCATGCGCCAGTACACGCCTTCAAAGAAGAGCCGAGCTGATCGTCGCGGACGCCGACTCGTCATGGCCAGCTTGTTCGGAGCAGTGCTGGTCATCGCCGCCGTGGCAGCCTGGTGCTATTACTCTGCGTCTCTGCGTAAGGCAGATCGACTGAAGACCGAACTGCTCGACCTGAACAAAGACGGATTTGTCATCCGCAACCAAGCCGGCGCCATCATCTTTCGAATTGCATTCAG GTCAGGTTCTCTGGATCTGGATTCTTGCTCGAAGGAAGGCCGAATTCTCAGCTGCAGCCGATCCAAAGCAGGAAAGCTGAATTTCTTCATCGAAACAGTGAAACCTAAGAACACGGTGATGTGTTACCGTGTGCGCTGGGAGGAGCTGGACGTATACCGCGCCGTCGAACACGCCATGGCCTACAACGGCTCTCACTGGTACGGTGGCGCGCAGTCCTGGTCCCAGCACTGGCCGATTGTTTTTTCAGGAAACCAGGAACCCAAACCGTTTATCACTGGTGATGTGTATTCGAATCAACAAGCTTTTGGTGGGATCTTGGAGCGCTACTGGCTTTCCTCCAGCGCTACCGCTATCAAAATCAACGACTCTGTACCTTTCCATCTCGGCTGGGATGAGGACAGCAAGATGCTGAGATTCCAGGCACGATATGATAACAGTCCTTATAAGCCGGAGCCGGGACAGCCTGTCCGAGCTGAGCTGAGTTACCGCGTTTGCGTTGGTTACGATGTCACGTCCATTCATAAATACATGGTCCGTCGCTATTTTACCAAGCCTAATAAAGTTCCCGCCGAAGCTGTGTTTAGAAAGCCCATTTGGTCCACTTGGGCTTTGCACAAGACCGACGTAGATCAGGAGAAACTTCTGACGTACGCCTCTGAGATTCGAGCGCACGGCTTTAACTGGAGCCATCTAGAGCTGGATGATCGATACACTCGAGGATACGGAGAATTCGAGTTCGACCCGGTCAAGTTTCCCAATGCCACTCATATGTTTCAAAAACTGAAGGAAGACGGTTTCAGTGTCACTCTCTGGACGCATCCTTTTGTCAACTACAACTCCAGTAACTTCGGCGTCGGAGTGGAGAGAGGGCTCTTCGTCCGAGAGCCTACTGGGGAGTTACCTGCTTTGATCCGCTGGTGGAACGGTATCGGTGGAATTTTGGATTTCACCAATCCAGACACTCGCGAATGGTACGCCTCACACCTGCGtactttaaaaaacaaatacgcAATATCTTCATTTAAGTTTGACGCAGGGGAAACCAGCTACTTACCCCAGCAATTCCGAACCTTTGTGCCACTCCATGATCCTAGCGTGTTCACCCGTCGCTACAGCGAGATGGCCATACCCTTTAACGACCGTGCCGAGCTCCGTGCTGGATACCAGTCTCAAAATATTTCTTGCTTCTTCCGAATCAATGACCGTGATTCGCTCTGGGGTTATGACCTAGGACTCAAGTCTATCATCCCTACAGTGCTTACTGTTAGTATTCTCGGTTACCAGTTTGTCCTTCCGGATATGATTGGTGGAAATGCTTATCCAAATCGTACTAAAGGAGCACAGGGACTACCTGACAAGGAACTGTACATCCGCTGGCTAGAACTCTCGGCGTTCATGCCAGCCATGGAATTCTCAATCCCGCCCTGGGCCTATGACGAAGAGGTCGTCAGGATCGCGAGGAAGTTCACAGAGCTCCACGAAACCCTGGTGGCTCCTCGGGTGCTCGAACTCGCCGGGGAAGTGTTGGACACCGGCGATCCTATCATCCGACCTCTGTGGTGGATTGCTACTCACGATGAAGCTGCTTACAAAATCGATTCCCAGTTTCTAATAGGGGATGACCTGATGGTAGCTCCAGTTCTTGAACCAGGCAAGCAGGAGAGAGATATTTACCTTCCAGTCGGCAGGTGGCGGAGCTACAAGGGGGAACATTTTGACAAAGGACCGATTCATCTCACTGACTACCCGGTGGACTTGGATGAGATCGCTTACTTTGTGTGGTCAGGATGA